One genomic segment of Acetonema longum DSM 6540 includes these proteins:
- a CDS encoding energy-coupling factor transporter ATPase: MSIQLRGVSFTYLAGTPFEKTAIKDINLEIRQGEVIGIIGHTGSGKSTLVQHLNGLLEPTRGEVLIDGVKLDKSKEAKVARRKVGMVFQYPEQQLFEETVYDDIAFGPRNLGLAAEETDRRVKQAMEFVGLNFSVFSGRSPFRLSGGQMRRVAVAGVIALEPAYLVLDEPSAGLDPRGRDEIFNQIMDLHQAAGMAVVLVSHNMEDIARMADRLLVMHQGTVLIDGRPDQVFTERQAELIQAGVDVPNITTVLRRLRRAGLNVDDRIITPPEACEAILTALEGRRHAK, translated from the coding sequence ATGTCCATCCAACTGAGAGGTGTCTCTTTCACCTACCTGGCGGGCACACCTTTCGAGAAAACCGCCATTAAGGATATTAACCTGGAGATTCGTCAGGGTGAGGTCATAGGCATCATCGGCCATACCGGCTCCGGTAAATCCACACTGGTGCAGCATCTAAACGGCCTGCTGGAACCCACCCGGGGTGAAGTGCTGATCGACGGAGTGAAGCTCGATAAGAGCAAGGAAGCCAAAGTCGCCCGGCGAAAAGTCGGTATGGTGTTTCAGTATCCGGAGCAGCAGTTGTTTGAAGAGACCGTCTATGACGACATTGCCTTTGGCCCCCGCAATCTGGGCCTGGCGGCAGAGGAAACAGACAGGCGGGTAAAACAGGCTATGGAATTCGTCGGCCTGAATTTTTCAGTTTTCTCCGGCCGGTCTCCTTTTCGGCTGAGCGGCGGGCAAATGCGGCGGGTAGCTGTTGCCGGCGTCATTGCCCTGGAGCCGGCCTATCTGGTTTTGGACGAGCCTTCCGCCGGTCTGGACCCCCGGGGCAGAGATGAGATCTTCAATCAGATCATGGACCTGCACCAAGCCGCCGGTATGGCGGTGGTACTGGTATCTCACAATATGGAGGATATCGCCCGGATGGCGGACAGGCTGCTGGTGATGCACCAGGGGACGGTCCTGATTGATGGCCGGCCTGACCAGGTTTTTACCGAACGGCAGGCTGAACTCATCCAGGCCGGCGTCGATGTCCCTAATATCACGACTGTGCTGCGGCGGCTGCGCCGGGCCGGCCTAAATGTGGACGACAGAATCATTACGCCTCCAGAAGCCTGTGAAGCCATTCTCACAGCTTTGGAAGGGAGGCGCCATGCTAAATAA
- the rpsI gene encoding 30S ribosomal protein S9 has protein sequence MAQVMYYGTGRRKTSVARVRLVPGEGKIIVNDRALDEYFGLKTLELIVKQPLALTDTVGKYDVLAKVEGGGVAGQAGAVRHGISRALLKVDLEYRPALKKAGLLTRDPREKERRKYGLKKARKASQFSKR, from the coding sequence ATGGCACAAGTTATGTACTACGGTACAGGACGGAGAAAAACTTCGGTAGCCAGAGTGCGTTTGGTGCCGGGCGAAGGCAAGATTATCGTGAACGACCGTGCACTGGATGAATATTTTGGCTTAAAGACGCTTGAACTGATTGTAAAACAGCCTTTGGCCCTTACTGATACGGTTGGTAAATATGATGTGTTGGCAAAGGTGGAGGGCGGCGGTGTAGCCGGCCAAGCCGGCGCTGTCCGTCACGGCATCTCCCGGGCCCTCTTAAAAGTGGACCTGGAATACCGTCCGGCCCTGAAAAAAGCCGGTCTGTTGACCCGCGACCCGCGTGAAAAGGAACGCCGCAAATACGGCTTGAAAAAAGCACGTAAGGCTTCTCAGTTCTCGAAACGTTAA
- a CDS encoding energy-coupling factor transporter transmembrane component T family protein, with protein MLNNITLGQYFPGQSFVHRLDPRSKIIGTLLFISAIFLAESYVSYLILAVFCLAVIGISGIPLKFVLKSIRPLWLIILITVLIHFFTTPGRTVFSIGPLTVSDTGLEQGILMSIRLVFLIVMSSLMTFTTSPIALTDGIEQLLKPLKRFGVPAHELAMMMTIALRFIPTLIEETDRIMKAQISRGAEFGSGNILRRAQSMIPLLVPLFISAFRRADELATAMEARCYRGGDERTRMKELQFQSIDLAAALVVLLLVAAVTALKWFVR; from the coding sequence ATGCTAAATAATATTACTCTGGGGCAATATTTTCCCGGACAATCGTTTGTGCACCGATTGGACCCTCGCAGCAAAATCATCGGCACCCTGTTATTCATCAGCGCTATTTTCCTGGCGGAAAGCTACGTTTCTTATCTGATTCTGGCCGTGTTCTGCCTGGCTGTTATCGGCATATCCGGCATTCCGCTGAAATTTGTCCTGAAATCCATTCGGCCCTTGTGGCTGATCATTTTGATTACTGTTCTGATTCACTTTTTTACCACTCCTGGCCGGACGGTATTCAGTATTGGGCCGCTGACTGTATCGGATACGGGTCTTGAGCAGGGCATTTTGATGTCAATCAGATTGGTTTTCCTCATCGTGATGTCCTCTCTAATGACCTTTACCACCTCGCCTATTGCCCTGACAGACGGCATCGAACAACTCTTAAAGCCTCTGAAGCGTTTCGGGGTGCCGGCCCATGAGCTGGCCATGATGATGACCATTGCCCTTCGATTTATCCCCACCCTGATCGAGGAAACCGATCGAATCATGAAGGCTCAGATATCCCGGGGTGCTGAATTCGGCTCAGGCAATATTCTGCGCCGGGCTCAAAGCATGATTCCCTTGCTTGTGCCGCTGTTTATCAGTGCTTTCCGCCGGGCCGACGAACTGGCCACAGCTATGGAAGCCCGCTGCTACCGGGGCGGCGATGAGCGGACCCGCATGAAAGAACTTCAGTTTCAATCCATCGATCTGGCTGCCGCCCTGGTGGTTCTCTTGCTGGTGGCTGCAGTGACGGCGCTAAAATGGTTTGTGAGGTAA
- the truA gene encoding tRNA pseudouridine(38-40) synthase TruA, producing the protein MERNIRLTISYDGSNYHGFQRQQNALTIQEILEERLSRLFGHHLKITGAGRTDAGVHAWGQVVNFFTTGTIPVERIPAAANGLLPRDIVVKAAATVDADFHARYSAKSKIYIYKVYNHLLPDPFYRNLAWHIKGSLDLAKMRQALAVVQGTHDFSAFRAAGGAAADPVRTMLQTDCRQQSGTIDLLFHGTGFLYHMVRNLTGTLVEIGLGKRPHEDMGPILASKDRNQAGITAPPQGLYLSEIFY; encoded by the coding sequence GTGGAACGGAATATCAGGCTGACGATCAGCTATGACGGGTCAAATTACCACGGGTTTCAGCGGCAGCAAAATGCGCTAACCATCCAGGAGATACTGGAAGAAAGGCTAAGCCGGTTATTTGGCCATCACCTCAAGATCACTGGCGCCGGCAGGACTGATGCAGGTGTGCACGCCTGGGGCCAGGTGGTGAATTTTTTTACAACCGGGACCATTCCGGTAGAACGGATTCCGGCCGCCGCCAATGGTCTCTTGCCCCGTGACATCGTGGTCAAAGCCGCTGCGACCGTGGATGCTGATTTTCATGCCCGCTACAGCGCCAAAAGCAAGATCTATATTTATAAGGTCTATAACCATCTTCTGCCTGATCCCTTTTATCGCAACCTGGCTTGGCATATTAAGGGCAGCCTGGATCTGGCCAAGATGCGGCAAGCCTTGGCCGTTGTGCAGGGGACCCATGATTTTTCCGCTTTCCGGGCTGCCGGAGGGGCGGCGGCAGACCCGGTGCGTACCATGCTGCAAACCGACTGTAGGCAGCAAAGTGGCACCATCGACCTTCTGTTTCACGGGACTGGTTTTCTTTATCATATGGTACGCAATCTGACGGGAACCTTGGTGGAAATCGGGCTGGGAAAAAGACCGCATGAGGATATGGGCCCTATTCTGGCGTCAAAAGACCGTAATCAGGCGGGGATTACCGCACCCCCTCAGGGATTGTATCTCAGTGAAATTTTTTATTAA